From the genome of Sporomusa sphaeroides DSM 2875:
AGCTGGAGTGTTCCGTATGCCGTCATGCTTTCGGTGCCAACCGGTATTTTTGGAGCGTTATTATCCCAGTATGTGATGAATCTGCAAAACAGTGTTTATATGCAGATCGGGGTAATCATGCTGATCGGTTTAGCCGCTAAAAATGCAATTCTCATTGTTGAGTTTGCCAAAGTCAGGGTGGATAAAGGAATGGATCCGGTCGCCGCTGCTGTTGAAGCTGCCGCTTTACGTCTCCGGCCGATACTAATGACTTCATTTGCCTTTATTATCGGCTGCCTGCCACTGGCTGTTGCCAGCGGAGCCGGAGCGGGGGCCAGACAGGCGATGGGAACTGCGGTAGTCGGCGGCATGACGGTTGCCACCGCTCTCGGTATTTTCCTTATTCCCGTATTGTTTGTGGTTGTGGAATGGATTGTGGCGAAACTGGGCTGGAAGAAAGGAAAGATTCACTCAGCACAATAAAATCCAAAACGCCGATCAGATTCTGGTTCTTGCCCAAGGGAAAATTGCCGAACAGGGCACTCATCAAGAATTGCTGCAGCAGCGTGGCAAGTATTACGCCATGTGGCAGGCTCAGCTTGAAGCATCAGTGTGAAATAGCTGAGTAAACCTCCGAAGCTTGAAAATGAGCTTCGGAGGTTTGTGTTAGTTTGCCTCGAATGGGTGATAACTTGGTGGTGAAAGTCCACTACAGGCTTGGCAGTAGGAACTGTTAGCAGAGGGCAAGGGTGTCCGCCGTGAGGCGGAATCTGAAGTAAGCCTAATGCAAACCCTTGGTCTGACGAATAGAAACTACATATAAGGCATATGCAGGGAGGACGAGTTTGCTAACTAAAACAAAGTCCAATACTGCCCGAACCCTGTGGTGTAAATGTAGCAGATATATGAGGGGAAGGTTATCGCTCTTAACGGGGGAGGTCTCGCAAGGCTCCGAAAGACATAGGCAACCCCATGACACCCGGAGAACCCATGCAGTGATGTATGGCTAAATTGCAAGAAGTCAGCAGAGGTCATAGTACCGGATTTTTTTTCCGGGAAGGACCGAACAATAGTAGTCTTTGAACGAGAGGACGGTGAAGCAATGCAAAGAGAGCAGAAAACGACGAAAGTCGGCTACCGGTGTGAGGGTATGTTGGAAACAGAGAGTAATAGCGGAGCGCGGAGCATTGTTACGCCTGAAACCGCAGAGAAAGACGGTGCAAGTCGTTTGCTCGAAGCCATATTACACAGGGACAACCTCAATGCAGCCTACCTACGAGTAAAGCGAAACGGCGGCGCTCCGGGAGTTGACGGAATGGCAGTAGAAGAAATGCTGCCCTATCTAAAGGACCATAAAGAGGAACTGTTGGCAAGTATTCGTGCCGGATGGTACAACCCCAAACCGGTCAGACGAGTAGAAATACCAAAGCCAGACGGGGGAAAGAGAAACCTTGGAGTACCAACGGTCATAGACCGTATGGTACAACAAGCCGTAGTACAGGTAATGCAACCCATGTTTGAGCCCCATTTCTCCGAAAACAGCTACGGTTTCCGACCGGGGCGCAGCGCCCATCAAGCCATGAAGAAGGCCGAAGAATATTATAAGCAGGGTTATATCAGAGTCGTAGACATAGACCTCGCTAAATATTTTGATACAGTCAATCATGACATTCTCATAGATAGGATAAGAGAAGTAATTAAGGATGAGCACGTCATCAAGCTGATACGTAAGTTCTTAAAGAGCGGCGTTATGGCAAACGGCTTAGTCAGTCCGACAACGGAGGGAACGCCACAAGGAGGCAACCTTTCACCACTTCTCAGCAACATATACCTTACGGCTTTCGACCGAATGCTGGAAAGCAGAGGTCATAAGTTTGTAAGGTATGCGGACGACTGCAATATTTACGTCAAAAGTCAAAGAGCGGCCGAGCGGGTAATGACCAGCAGCACGAAATATCTTGAGAACAAATTAAAACTTAAGGTAAACCAGGAAAAGAGCAAGGCGGGGAGCCCATTAAAACTTAAATTCCTAGGTTTTTCCCTATTTAAGACAGGGAAAAGAATGGGTATACGGCCACATGCCAAGTCGATGGAGAAATTCAAGAACAAAATCAGGCAATTAACAAGCAGAAAGCAAGCCAAGCCTATCCCGGCAATTCTAAACAATATCAGGAAATATACAACCGGATGGTTAGGCTATTATGCAATAGCTGAAATGAGTTCCAAGATAAAATCTCTTAACGAATGGATACGCCGAAGAATAAGGCAAATCTTTTGGAAACAGTGGAAGAAACCCTCCGCAAAATTTAAGAACCTCATGCTCCACGGTATACCAAAGCAGAAGGCTAGAGAATGGTCTTATTCCCGACTAGGATATTGGCGTATTGCAGGTAGCTGGATTTTATGCAGGTCATTAACGAACGAATACCTCGCATCCATCGGCTATGATGATATAGCCAAAAGATACGAGGTATTGCACTTAAGCTATTGAACCGCCGTATACGGATCCGTACGTACGGTGGTGTGAGAAGTCGGCTACTCAACTAATGCGTAGCCTCTTACTCGATTACGGAGCGGAGTAGGATATTGGCAGTACTACTTAATTTTCTCAGTAAATTGTCGATATAATAAGTAGTAAGAAGTACGGATGGAGTGGGAAATATGGCTATCGATCAAGCCGGCTTAAACAGTTTGCTGGCTACCTTTATGCCAAAAAATAATATGGCGGCTTTACAGGAGCAGCGTGCGAATCTTCTCCAGAAACTGCAGCAGAGCGATACCGGTAACAAAGATGGTGACCGGCAGCAGCCGGGAAATATAAAACAACAGCTCCGAGAATTGGTTGCCGTCGATCAAGAGATTGCCCAGAAACTGTATGATGAAATATCTAAAAAGCTGGAGGAGAAAAGACTGGAGCGGGAGGCTGCTATTGCTAAAAAGGAGCGGGCCAGGGAACGGGCGCTGGCCAAGCATGAGCGTCTGTTAGTAAATAGAAGCCTGAGTAAGCTCTTGTCTGCTGCCGGTAAGGCCGGTCATCCGGGACAAGCTTGTATCGGTGCCTTTAGTGGCGGCAGCCAGGAGGATAAAACCTATATTTCTGAGGTTGACCGTGACCTCCGGGAATCGGTGCAATACGGGATTGCTGCGGCGGAAGTGGCTGTGCGCCGAAAAAATGCGGAAGCCAAAGCACAAATTGAGGAAAACGCCGAAAGGAAACAGGCAGCTCACAAGAAAAAGAGTAAGCGTGTCAATATAATGGTTTGAAGAAGCGCTGCTGCTGCTCTTCTTCTCCTGGTTTTGATAAAGTAGCTCTCTCCTTTCTATTAACAAATCATTAAGTTTTTCCTCATTAATTAGCTAATAAAAGGGAAAATGACCTTTTTCGACGAATATAGTACTGGTGTTAGTTAATTTTACCTACGGAGTGTTATTAGATTATGTGGGCAAACTTCACAGCTAAAATAAAAGCATTCATAGGACAACTAAAAACGATAAAGCCGCCGGCAGTTGCAAAACCTGATTTCTCCGGAGCTTATGCAAGCGCTAAGACAACACTGGATGGGGTGGCTAAGCGAATTGAGCCTAAGCACCTTGTGTATTTTGCCTTAATTCTTTTGCCTGCTATTGTTGGGTTAGGGGCCTATTATGGCATTGTAGACAGCCAGGTCAAGCTGGAAGCTGCTCAATTGCCGGAAAACCGCCTTGCCCGTATGAGCATAAGTTTTACTGCCGATAATTTTGTCAAGTATGCCGGCAGAGGCAATAAAGAGGTTACGGCTTTGTTTATTGAGGCCGGTATGTCTCCCGACGCTTACCGGAAAAATGACGGATTTACACCATTGCACGCAGCGGCGGCTTATGGCCAGACCGCGGTGGTGCGGCAATTGCTGGATAAAGGCGCGGATATAAATGTGCGTGACAAGGATGGCCAGACCGCGCTGATGAAAGCAGTTTGGAACAGTCATGCCAAAGTGGTAACTGCTCTGCTGCAAAATGGCGCTAATGTCACTGTCAATGACAGTAACGGCGATAATGTTGTCAATATGGCCAGGGCCAGGAATGACCGCCGCGTGCTTACTGCGCTGGTAGCTGCCGGTATTACTGAACTCAAAGACGCCTTAGAGAAGGTGGACTCGGTTCCCAAAGCAAATGAAAAAATGCCTGGTGACAATGAAACCAAGCAGCAGGTCGTCAGAACAATTCCGAAACATACTCAACCTCCTGCTTTTAACAGGCCGTCTGCCACCGTCAGCCAGCCGGCAGGTCAATTCACATTAGCTACCGGTTATGCCGGAGCCATTGGTGTGGGGACATCGGTTGACCATCTCTACCAGCAGTTTGGCAAGCAGGCCGTCAGTGCGGGAGAAGAGTTTTTTGCCGGACGGGCTTATCCGGTATTAAGGGCCTATGACGGGCAGGAAAAAGTACCGGCACTAACCGTTTATTTTGCTCTTAACAAACAAACCGAGGATAAAGTTATCACAGCCATTCGTGTTTTTGATGATCGTTACAAGACCACTCAGGGTATCGGGGTAGGAACCACCTTGGGAGAATTGCGGCAAACCGGCACCCTCGGCTCGATCCAGTATACCGATACATTGTACGCCATTGCGCGGGATAGCAAGATTCGCTATGAACTTGATTTCAGTACCGACAATATGCCCGTTGCCTGGCTAAACGGCGGCGACACTAATACGCTGCCTGACAATATGAAAATCAAGAGCATTTTTATATTTTAACGATAATTACTTGTTGACAATAGACGAACTGCTATGCTATTCTCGTTTTATACTACTATATAGATTATATATACCTCAGCTGATTAGACAGACTAAAGGCTTGGGAATTGCCCTAATACGGGTGATTCTTTGGCCTTTTATTTTTTTGCCTGAAATGCCCGCACCGTTTCTAAGCCTGAGACTAACCTTCCGATGGGGCGAAGCTCCCACCTGAAGCTAACCGTCTGCTTTATCACACCTTATAGGAGGCAACCATGAACTTTGAAGCCATTAATGAGCACCGGAAAACCTTTCCGTCTAAAGAGCAAGTGATTAAACAAACACCTGACCCCGGTGTCAGACAGATGCTTACCCACCTGGATAAAGCCGGGATAGCTACTGCCTTTGACCGCTTTGATGCGCAAAAACCACATTGTGCTTTCGGATTGGCTGGAACCTGCTGCCGGATTTGTAATATGGGGCCATGTAAGATTACTGAGAAAAGCCCTAAAGGCGTCTGTGGCGCCGACGCCCATGTCATCGTTGCCCGTAATATTCTTCGCTGGGTGGCCGCCGGGGTAGCTTCTCATGGTTCCCGGGGGCGGGAAGTACTGCTGACTCTTAAAAAGGCGGCCAGCGGCGAATTGCCCTTACCGCTCTTAGGACAGGAAAAAATTGTGGCCACCGCTAAAGCCTTTGGCATTTATCGGGAAGATAAAACGGTGGCGCAATTGGCTGAGCAGCTTGCCGACCTGCTGCTGGAAGATATGTCCCGTGCCGTGCCGGCCACACACCGGACAATTGCTGCCATGGCACCTCCCGAACGGGTGGAAACCTGGTCTGAGCTTGATATTATCCCCCTGGGTTCCTATCACGAAGTCTTTGAAGCCCTGCACCGTACCGGAACAGGGACCGACGGCGACTGGGAAAATCTCATGAAACAGCTCTTGCGCTGCGGCTTGGCATTCTCCTGGAACAGTGTACTGGGATCGTCGATTGCTGCCGACTGTCTGTATGGGCCGCCCAAACGCAGTTATATCGAAACTAATTTTGCTTCTATTAAAGCAGAATATGTCAATATTGCGCTGCATGGACATTCACCGGTTATGCCTTCGGCGTTAGTACAGGCCAGCAGGGAGCCGGAACTTATCGAGTTAGCCAAGGCGCAAGGAGCTGCAGGCATTCGTTTGTATGGTATTTGCTGTTCAGGCTTGTCTTCGTTATATCGCTATGGCGAGGTTCATCCCTTAAGCAACGCGCTGGGAGCTGAGTTGATTATGGGAACAGGGGCACTGGATGCCTGGGTAGCCGATTTGCAGGATATTTTCCCAGGCATTATGGATGTGGCCGCCTGCTTCCACACCAAGGTGATCACTACCAGTGATTCCTGCCGTCTGCCTGGTGCTATCCATATTGCTTTTGATCACCATCATGCCAATATGGAGCAGATACTGGACAAAGCCAAAGACATTGTCAAACTGGCAATAACCAATTATCCTGCACGGCAGCAAGGCAATGTATATATCCCGGAGGTTAGCCTGGAGGCCGAGGTTGGTTTCTCGGTGGAGAATATTACCCAGGCTTTTGGCAGCCTGGATGAACTGGCAGCCTTAATTAAAGCCGGCAAAATAAAGGGCATTGTTAACCTTGTCGGCTGCAATAACCCCAAGGTTGTTTATGAACAAGCCGTTGTCCAGGTAGCCGATACCTTGCTTGCCAATGATATTCTTGTTCTTACTAACGGTTGTGCCTCTTTCCCGCTCTTAAAACTTGGCTATTGTACGCAAAAAGCGCTGACGAAGGCAGGTCCCGGCCTTAAGGAAGTGCTGGGAGCCAGAAAGCTGCCGCCGGTGTGGCATATGGGAGAATGTCTGGATAATGCACGGGCATCCGGCCTATTCCGGGCATTGGCCGATAAATGCGGTCAGCCTTTGACACAGATGCCGTTTGCCTTTGCCAGTCCTGAATGGTCAAATGAAAAAGGTGTCGGCGCGGCGCTGAGCTTTAGGCTGATGGGTCTTAATTCCTATCACTGTATTCCGGCACCTGTACTGGGTTCTGATAAAGTGGCCGGCTTCTTTGCTCATGGCACCCAGGAACTGCTGGGTTCTGTCATGGTGGTTGTACCTGAGCCGACGGCCTTAGGCCAGAGAATTTCCGCAGATTTTGAGCAAAGAAGAAATCATGCAGCTTGGAACAGCAAGTAATAGAGAGGCTCCGCTTATAACGATGGGAGTTATCGAATCAAAATAGAGCAGGAGGTAGAGTATGAATCGAAGAGAGTTTATTAAGAAAAGTGTATTTATGACAGTGGGCCTTGTCGGCGGATTAACCCTGGCCGGATGTGGCAGCACCACCGAAACAGGCAGAGCCTCCAATCAAGGCAAGAATAAACCGACAATAAAAATTGGCTATTTGCCCATCACCGACCATCTCACCATGATTGCCCATGGGCAGATGGAGTTCCGGCAATTTACGCTTGAACCTGTTAAATTTTCCGGTTGGGCAGAATTAGCCGAGGCGCTTAAGGGCAATGCCATTCAAGGAGCGTTTGCACTGACGCCGATCGGTATGAGCTTAAAACAAAAAGGCGTGCCGGTTAAGGCTGTATTTTTAGGGCATCGCAACGGCTCGGTGCTGACGGCTAAAAATATTCCGGAGCTTAACAAAATTGAAGATTTGCGCGGCAAGACTATTGCGATTCCCAGCCGGTTTTCCACCCATAATGTACTTATCCACAAAGTGCTGACCGAAAAAGGCATTAATCCTAATTCTGAAGTAAAGTTTATAGATATGTCGCCGCCGGAGATGGTTAATGCACTCTCAACAGGCAAAATAGATGCGTTCATTGTAGCTGAACCATTTGGCGGGCAGGCTGAGATGCAAAAGGTAGGCAAAGTACTGGTCTTAAGCAAAGATATCTGGCATGATCATATCTGCTGCGTGCTTAATATGCAGGAAGAAGTAGTACAAAAGCAGCCAGAGGCTGTTGAGGAACTGGTGGGAGGCTTGGCTAAAGCGGCTGCCTTTATTGACAACAATCCGCAAGAAGCAGCGAAATTGTCACTTAAATATCTGGGACAAAAGCAGGAAGTCGTGGAACATGTACTGACAAATCCTAAAGGCAGGATCACTTTCAATAATCTTGTGCCTGATATCAGGGATTTTGCCGCAACAGAGGAGTATCTCCTCCAATTTGGGATCACTAAAGATAAAATAGACCTGGCTCAATATATCGACGACCGGTTTGCTAAAAAAGCCTTTGGGGTGTAAGCCGGTTATGCAGAAAAAACAGTTAACAACTAAGATTATTTTACCCTGGCTGGCGATTATCGCCTTTCTGGGAGTGTGGCAGGCGGCAGCCGGGTTTTATACTCCCGAGCAGCTGCCGGGGCCGTCTGCGGTGCTTGCAGGCTTAGGAGAATTGGCGGAAACCGGTTTGTTATGGGAGCACATTGAAGTAAGCCTTGTCCGTTTTGCCATCTCCTACAGCCTGGCGCTCATTGCCGCTGTTCCCTTAGGGCTGGTCCTGGGATGGCATACCTATTCGCTGGCGGCAGTGGGACCGCTGCTCCA
Proteins encoded in this window:
- a CDS encoding ABC transporter substrate-binding protein → MNRREFIKKSVFMTVGLVGGLTLAGCGSTTETGRASNQGKNKPTIKIGYLPITDHLTMIAHGQMEFRQFTLEPVKFSGWAELAEALKGNAIQGAFALTPIGMSLKQKGVPVKAVFLGHRNGSVLTAKNIPELNKIEDLRGKTIAIPSRFSTHNVLIHKVLTEKGINPNSEVKFIDMSPPEMVNALSTGKIDAFIVAEPFGGQAEMQKVGKVLVLSKDIWHDHICCVLNMQEEVVQKQPEAVEELVGGLAKAAAFIDNNPQEAAKLSLKYLGQKQEVVEHVLTNPKGRITFNNLVPDIRDFAATEEYLLQFGITKDKIDLAQYIDDRFAKKAFGV
- the cooS gene encoding anaerobic carbon-monoxide dehydrogenase catalytic subunit, translated to MNFEAINEHRKTFPSKEQVIKQTPDPGVRQMLTHLDKAGIATAFDRFDAQKPHCAFGLAGTCCRICNMGPCKITEKSPKGVCGADAHVIVARNILRWVAAGVASHGSRGREVLLTLKKAASGELPLPLLGQEKIVATAKAFGIYREDKTVAQLAEQLADLLLEDMSRAVPATHRTIAAMAPPERVETWSELDIIPLGSYHEVFEALHRTGTGTDGDWENLMKQLLRCGLAFSWNSVLGSSIAADCLYGPPKRSYIETNFASIKAEYVNIALHGHSPVMPSALVQASREPELIELAKAQGAAGIRLYGICCSGLSSLYRYGEVHPLSNALGAELIMGTGALDAWVADLQDIFPGIMDVAACFHTKVITTSDSCRLPGAIHIAFDHHHANMEQILDKAKDIVKLAITNYPARQQGNVYIPEVSLEAEVGFSVENITQAFGSLDELAALIKAGKIKGIVNLVGCNNPKVVYEQAVVQVADTLLANDILVLTNGCASFPLLKLGYCTQKALTKAGPGLKEVLGARKLPPVWHMGECLDNARASGLFRALADKCGQPLTQMPFAFASPEWSNEKGVGAALSFRLMGLNSYHCIPAPVLGSDKVAGFFAHGTQELLGSVMVVVPEPTALGQRISADFEQRRNHAAWNSK
- the ltrA gene encoding group II intron reverse transcriptase/maturase, giving the protein MQREQKTTKVGYRCEGMLETESNSGARSIVTPETAEKDGASRLLEAILHRDNLNAAYLRVKRNGGAPGVDGMAVEEMLPYLKDHKEELLASIRAGWYNPKPVRRVEIPKPDGGKRNLGVPTVIDRMVQQAVVQVMQPMFEPHFSENSYGFRPGRSAHQAMKKAEEYYKQGYIRVVDIDLAKYFDTVNHDILIDRIREVIKDEHVIKLIRKFLKSGVMANGLVSPTTEGTPQGGNLSPLLSNIYLTAFDRMLESRGHKFVRYADDCNIYVKSQRAAERVMTSSTKYLENKLKLKVNQEKSKAGSPLKLKFLGFSLFKTGKRMGIRPHAKSMEKFKNKIRQLTSRKQAKPIPAILNNIRKYTTGWLGYYAIAEMSSKIKSLNEWIRRRIRQIFWKQWKKPSAKFKNLMLHGIPKQKAREWSYSRLGYWRIAGSWILCRSLTNEYLASIGYDDIAKRYEVLHLSY
- a CDS encoding ankyrin repeat domain-containing protein; translated protein: MWANFTAKIKAFIGQLKTIKPPAVAKPDFSGAYASAKTTLDGVAKRIEPKHLVYFALILLPAIVGLGAYYGIVDSQVKLEAAQLPENRLARMSISFTADNFVKYAGRGNKEVTALFIEAGMSPDAYRKNDGFTPLHAAAAYGQTAVVRQLLDKGADINVRDKDGQTALMKAVWNSHAKVVTALLQNGANVTVNDSNGDNVVNMARARNDRRVLTALVAAGITELKDALEKVDSVPKANEKMPGDNETKQQVVRTIPKHTQPPAFNRPSATVSQPAGQFTLATGYAGAIGVGTSVDHLYQQFGKQAVSAGEEFFAGRAYPVLRAYDGQEKVPALTVYFALNKQTEDKVITAIRVFDDRYKTTQGIGVGTTLGELRQTGTLGSIQYTDTLYAIARDSKIRYELDFSTDNMPVAWLNGGDTNTLPDNMKIKSIFIF